In Nitrospirota bacterium, the genomic stretch GACGGAACTGTTCACATAGGGGTAACAAATCCCAGCGATATCAAGTCAGTAGATTTTGCAAAGAGACACTTTTACAATAGGGATATAACCCTTCATGTTGTATCCACTCTGATGATTGAAAAATACTCAAGGTGGAAGTCTATCCCTGTTTCTGAGATTCAGAAGAGGATAGAGACAACAAAGGATGGACTCCTTATAGGAACATTGGTACTCAAGAAGGCCTTTTACGATGGTGCAACAGATATACATTTTAATCCAGGTGTATGGATGGTAAGTTTCAGGATTGATGGAACGCTGAGGATTATAATGCATTTTTCAGAGGAAACATACACACAGATTGTAAATGCGATATTTTTGAGATCCCATATATCTGAAAATGACAGGGAGATGCCTGGTGATGGTAGTTTCAATGCAGGTGTGCTTGATCCTGACCTCTCAGGAGTCGACTGCAGGGTCTCTGTCTATCCTGTTGCACTTCCTGACAGGCAGGAAAGGGCACAGTCCATGCATATAAGATTGCTAAAACGCTCAGTAGTTGGGAGTATATCCCTGAATGCACTCGGCTTTATGCCTGAGGTACAGAAAACATTAATATCCCTTGTCAAAGAGGCACAGGGGATGATTATCGTAACAGGACCTACAGGGAGTGGAAAATCAACCACACTTCATTCAATGATGAGGCATATAAATACCTTCGAGAAGAACCTCATAACGATAGAAGACCCAGTGGAGTACAGGAATCCATTCAGGGTGCAGGCTCAGGTAAATGAACTGAAGGGTTTTACCTTTTCAAAGGCACTAAGGCATATATTGAGACATGACCCGGATGTAATACTTATAGGTGAGATAAGGGATGAAGAGACAGCAGAGATAGTTATTCAATCGGCAAATACAGGTCATTTAGTTCTTACCACACTCCATTCGAATTCCGCTGCTGAGGCAACAATGAGGCTAAGGCATCTTGGTATAGATAAAGAGGATATCGCATCTGAAGTGAATGCCATCATAGCTCAAAGGCTTGTGCGTGGGCTTTGTCCTCATTGCAAAAAGGAAGATAAAGAAAAGCTAAATCTCATAAAAGATTCAGGCTTCAATGCAGAAGTTATCTACAGGAAGAGTGAGTCAGGCTGTGGATACTGTAGCCACATAGGATACAAAGG encodes the following:
- a CDS encoding type II/IV secretion system protein; the encoded protein is MEKIGKILMDMGIPQQFIDAALSRQAVIKKPLCEILVELGLADPEVIAEAVSKQSGYPYFSPINVVDTSILTSFPLDSITRIGVIPLYEDGTVHIGVTNPSDIKSVDFAKRHFYNRDITLHVVSTLMIEKYSRWKSIPVSEIQKRIETTKDGLLIGTLVLKKAFYDGATDIHFNPGVWMVSFRIDGTLRIIMHFSEETYTQIVNAIFLRSHISENDREMPGDGSFNAGVLDPDLSGVDCRVSVYPVALPDRQERAQSMHIRLLKRSVVGSISLNALGFMPEVQKTLISLVKEAQGMIIVTGPTGSGKSTTLHSMMRHINTFEKNLITIEDPVEYRNPFRVQAQVNELKGFTFSKALRHILRHDPDVILIGEIRDEETAEIVIQSANTGHLVLTTLHSNSAAEATMRLRHLGIDKEDIASEVNAIIAQRLVRGLCPHCKKEDKEKLNLIKDSGFNAEVIYRKSESGCGYCSHIGYKGRKPIVEILIFDDEVVGAILYKDVFAIKRLMKERGNIFMDGLRLVAEGYTSVDEVRSVVKSV